Proteins encoded together in one Mycobacteriales bacterium window:
- a CDS encoding gluconokinase codes for MSDRSPSVQIGVVMGVSGSGKTTVGEIIAERLGWTFAEGDSLHPPENVAKMASGHALDDADRWPWLQRVRDWIDEQVAAGRSGVVTCSALKRSYRDLLSKDRPEVVFVHLVGTAEQITERLVPRHGHFMPAALLDSQFHDLQPLGPDENGIEVDVAGTAESIADSAVRQLTALQH; via the coding sequence ATGTCCGACCGTTCGCCGTCGGTGCAGATCGGCGTTGTCATGGGAGTGTCCGGCTCCGGCAAGACCACGGTCGGCGAGATCATCGCGGAGCGGCTCGGCTGGACCTTTGCGGAAGGCGACTCACTGCATCCGCCGGAGAACGTCGCGAAGATGGCGTCCGGGCACGCGCTGGACGACGCCGATCGCTGGCCGTGGCTGCAGCGCGTGCGGGACTGGATCGACGAGCAGGTCGCCGCCGGGCGGTCGGGTGTGGTCACCTGCTCGGCGTTGAAGCGCTCCTACCGTGATCTGCTCAGCAAGGACCGCCCCGAGGTGGTGTTCGTGCATCTCGTCGGCACGGCGGAGCAGATCACCGAACGCCTGGTGCCGCGGCACGGCCACTTCATGCCGGCAGCGCTGCTGGACAGCCAGTTCCACGATCTGCAGCCACTGGGTCCCGACGAGAACGGCATCGAGGTCGACGTGGCCGGCACCGCCGAGTCGATCGCCGACTCGGCGGTGCGCCAGCTGACCGCG